The Rickettsia felis URRWXCal2 genome contains the following window.
AGATAACGCCCATAGAAAACATGCAGAATTTATAGAAGGAGATCGATATACTCGTCGCCAAGAGCATTATGATATTATGCACGAGAAAGCTGAAGGAAATTTAGAACAAACTTATAAAGAGCTTAAAGATCATTTCAAAAGAGATGATATCAACATTGAGGAAATGCCGGCATTAATAGCACAAAAGATCAAAGATACTGAGCAGGGACCTGAAGTAGACGCAAAGATTACGGAAGAGCTTAATAACTTTAATGCTGATGTTAAAAATTATGAATATAGTACTGAAGTATTAAATAAAATAGAGGATAGAAAGCAAGCTATTACCGATGAAGTCAATGCTCAGATCGATCAGATTAATAAATATAGGGAAAATGCCAAAATGGAAAAATATGTGAGACCAATAGTAAATGAAGGCAGAAAACTAAGAAAATTAGAAGATCATTTGAGAGGGATGAAATAGTAAAAGATATATATTTAGAATAGTTGTTTGCTTTAATAATAAAGTTAATATATACTAATTAATATATACTATTGAGGTATAGTTATGAATAAAGCAAAAATATTTATGAATGGTCAAAGTCAAGCAGTAAGATTACCTAAGGAATTTCGTTTCTCAGTTAAAGAAGTTAGTGTTATTCCTTTAGGTAAAGGAATAGTATTACAGCCTCTGCCTAACAGTTGGAAAGATGTTTTTCAGGAAATGGCTGAAATTTCTAGTGATGATATTTTTCCTGAGGGAAGAAAAGATTTACCACCACAAAAAAGGAAATATTTTGAATGATCTACATGCTTGACACTAATATTTGTGTTTATGCAATTAATAAACATCCTGATTCTTATTATAATAATTTAGAATTACTGGCAAAAAATAATACTATTGCTATTTCATCAATAGTATTAGCAGAACTTCAATATGGTGTTTCTAAAAGTAAGAAAAAAGAGCAAAATCAAAGCAAATTGGATATTTTTCTAAGTAGATTAGAAATAATAGATTTTTCTGCAAAATGCACTTTTTATTATGGAGAATTACGTACGGAACTTGAGCAAAAGGGTCTAATAATAGGAAATAATGATTTGCTAATTGCAAGTCATGCTATAGCTGAAAACGCAACTTTAGTTACTAATAATATAAAAGAATTTAAGCGTATACCTAATTTAATTTTAGAAAATTGGGATAAATAAAAAAATACACTGTTGCGTTAATGGCACTTAAGAAATTCCCACTAAAAACAATAACTAGTTTTCCCTTTATTAATTAACTTATATATTATCTAATTAAGTTAGTGATTAATTTATTAAGGGGTTTATGAAGAAACAACATATAATAAACGAGACTTTTTTAGATGCAATTCTAGCTAAGAAATTAGGTACTACTTATACTCCTCCAAAAGAAATCAACGATCCTGACTTTGATGAAGCAGCAAAGCATTTCATCGATCTATTACTTAGAGCCGACGGCTTTAAGCCTGTTAAAACTGCAGTAGTTCATCCAATCGATAAAGAATCATTACTCGGTGCAGTTAGAGCGGCACAATTTAATGTAATAAAACCGGTCCTGATTGGTCCGCAACATAAAATTGAATCAGTAGCAAAAGTTAATAATGTCGATCTTGAGGATTATCAAGTAATTAACGTTGAGCATAGCCACGAGGCAGCAAAAAAAGCCGTAGAGCTTGCAAAGAAAAGAGAAGTTGCGGCTATTATGAAAGGGTCTCTTCATACCGATGAGCTTATGTCTGCAGTAGTTCATAAGGAGAATGGACTACGTACCGAACGCCGTATAAGCCATGCTTTTTTAATGGCAGTTGCAACGTTCCCAAAGCCTTTTATTATTACTGATGCTGCTATTAATATTCGTCCTACTCTAGAAGATAAGCGTGATATAGTGCAGAATGCTATTGATTTAATGCATATGATTAAAGAAGACAAGCAGGTTAGAGTTGCGGTATTGTCAGCAGTTGAGACGGTAACCTCCGCAATCCCTACAACCCTTGACGCAGCCGCTTTATCGAAAATGGCAGATCGAGGGCAAATTACGAGTGCTATAGTTGATGGACCGCTTGCGTTTGATAATGCTATATCTTTATTTGCTGCAGAAGCAAAAGGCATTAGTTCTTCGGTTTCAGGGAATGCCGATATATTAGTAGTACCTGATCTTGAATCAGGCAATATGCTTGCAAAGCAGCTAAAATATTTGGGTCAAGCGGTTATGGCGGGTATCGTTCTTGGAGCCCGTGTGCCTATTATTTTAACAAGTAGAGCCGATCCTATGGATATGCGGGTTATTTCCTGTGTACTTGCTTCATTTATCTATAATCACACTAAGGCAAAGCTACATATCCAAGCAGGTAAATAATATGAAAGATGTTATTTTAATAGCTAATGCCGGCTCATCTAGTTTAAAAATTTCTATTTTTGAAATTCAGAATAAAAAAGTTAAGGATAAAATTTATAATATTTTTTTAGAGAAGAACGTCAATAAAATATTATTTCATATAAATAAAAAACAGGAATCTGCTACCGACATTAAAGATGATGCTATTGAAATGATGATTGATCTTTTTGAAGATTGGTGGAAAAAACAAGAGAATCTCAATTTAATTGCAACCGGTCACCGTATTGTTCATGGCGGGAAAAATTTTAATAAACCGGTTATTGTTTATGAAAAAGTTAGTAAAGATTTGACAGTATTAATACCTCTAAGCCCTTTGCATCAACCTTATAATTTGCAGGTACTGGATTTATTTCTTCAAAAATATAAAGAAATCTCGCATATAGCATGTTTTGATACGTCATTTCATTTTACCAATCCGCCTATTACAAAAGCTTTCGGTTTACCGAAAAAATATTATGATAAAGGGATAATTCGTTACGGTTTTCATGGGTTATCATATAAATATGTTAGCAGCCATTTTAAAGAAATGACAAAGGAAGATTTACCTACAAAGACTATTATAGCTCACTTAGGAAGCGGTAGTAGTCTATGTGCTATTAAAAATGGTCTTAGTCTAACAAGTTCCATGGGCTTTAGCGTACTTGACGGTGTTATGATGGGTACAAGGACAGGTAACCTTGATCCTGGAGTAGTGTTATATCTTATCGATCATGAGAAAATGACTACGAAAGAAGTAACAGAGTTACTATATAAGAAATCAGGATTACTCGGTATGTCCGGTGAAAGTTCCGATATGCGTACTTTGCTTGCCAGTAACTCACCTGATGCTAAATTTGCTATAGATTTATTCGTGTATCGCATTGTACTTGAAATAGGTAAGCTAACTGCTGCACTTGAGGGAGTTGATTGTCTAATTTTTACTGCCGGTGTTGGACAGAATTCTGCTGTAATACGTAAAATGATTACCGAAAAACTTTTATGGCTAGGCATTAAAATAGATGATACAAAAAACCAAAAAAACGAGCATCTAATAAGTACATCTGATAGTAAAGTTAAAGTTTTTGCTGTGCCGACAAACGAAGAGCTAATCATCGCTGAAGAAGTGATGAAGTTTTTATAACACAAATTGGTTAATTTTTAATTACTTCTATCTCTATTTTTCTTTATTAACTTTTTTTGAAATAAAATATATGCAACTATAGATATATTTTTAACTTAAATTTTGAGGGAAGTTATTCCGGAAGATTTTGATAAAAAGAAAGCAGAAAAACAAATAAAGGATATTAAAAATAATAAGATAAATCCATATAATGATGCAATGAAGAAAGATTCTAGAGTGAATTTTATGCAGAAGCAAGTTATAGCTAAAAACGCAGAAGCAGGTTATAAGACAGCATTAAAAATAGAGCAGCAAGCAAAAGAAGCAGGTATTAGTTTAGATAAAGATGCTATGAGACGCTTAGAGAAAATAAAAAGTCGCTATATAGAAGCTGCTAAGAAAGCAGAATTTCAAAAATTTCAAAGTGATCAAGCTCATAAAACGAATAAACAAAAGGCTGAAGCATTTAGGAGTGGTGCAACAGCTGCTGCTAAAAAACAATAGAAAAGAAGATTATAGGACAGGTGGGTGGGTAAATAATTAAATTATAATTTTATTGCGTTAATTGGTACTGTTTACTATTTTAAACGTATGTTTATACTTCATGCTACAATCTTAACAGTTTTTCCTGAAATGTTTCCTGGTACTCTGGGGTATTCTTTAGCAGGGCAAGCCCTGCATAAAAATATTTGGTCATATGATGTTATCAATATTCGGGATTTCGGTCTAACTAAGCATAAAAATGTCGATGATGAAGCTTATGGCGGTGGTGACGGGCTTATAATGCGTCCTGATGTTTTAGGCAGTAGTATAGATCATGCCCTTTCTTTAAATCCTAATGCTGAAATTTACTATCCTTCACCTCGCGGTAGAGTCTTTACTCAAAGTTTTGCTAAGGAGATGTTAAAAAATAAAAACCTTATATTCTTATGTGGACGTTACGAAGGGATTGACGAACGTGTAATTGAAGAGTATAATGTTAAAGAAATTAGTGTAGGCGACTACATTTTATCCGGCGGAGAAATACCTACCCTCACCATTCTCGATTGCTTAATTAGACTACTGCCAGGTGTTTTAATGAACCAAAATACCTTATCTTCCGAGTCTTTTGAAGAAGTCGGGGAATTTAAGGGCGGGCTTGAATGCGGTCTATATACAAGACCTGAAATTTGGCGTGATCGAGCTGTACCGAGTGTTTTATTATCTGGTAACCACAGGCTAATTAATGAGTGGAAAAAAGAGCAATCACGTATAATTACTAAATTACGCCGTCCGGAGTTACTTAAAGATTTATAGAGTTAAGGAGTTAAAAAAATGAATATTATTGACCACTTTGAACAGGAAAATATTTCAAAGCTTACTGCAAATAAAAAAATTCCTGATTTTGAAGCCGGTGATACAGTTAAGGTAACTGTTAAAATTATTGATAGATCGATTGAAAAAGACGGTAAGGAAAAATTAACGGAAAGATTTCAAGCTTATGAAGGTGTAGTTATCGCAAAAAGAAATCGCGGTATTACTTCATCTTTCTTAGTACGTAAAATTAGCCATGGTGAAGGTGTCGAAAGACGCTTTATGACTTACTCGCCGATAGTACACTCTATTGATGTAGTAAAATACGGGGTAGTTCGTCGTGCTAAACTCTACTATTTAAGACAAAGAAGTGGTAAGTCGGCTAGAATTAAAGAGAGACATATTCCTATTGCTAAAACCAAAGCAGCAAAAGCTTAAGGTATACTCAGGTGGAATTTCAAAAATTGGCTACGTCGTTCTACAAGTTCTGTGGTACTCACGTATTAAGTATACGCTCCGTTCCTCGACTTGGGCACTGTCCAAATAAGTGTGTAAATTTCTCAAAGGTTGTATAGAAGAAAATATAACAAAAAGAGAAATTACAATGACACAGAAACAAAATGCTGCAATGGAA
Protein-coding sequences here:
- the rplS gene encoding 50S ribosomal protein L19: MNIIDHFEQENISKLTANKKIPDFEAGDTVKVTVKIIDRSIEKDGKEKLTERFQAYEGVVIAKRNRGITSSFLVRKISHGEGVERRFMTYSPIVHSIDVVKYGVVRRAKLYYLRQRSGKSARIKERHIPIAKTKAAKA
- the vapB2 gene encoding Antitoxin of toxin-antitoxin system VapB; the encoded protein is MNKAKIFMNGQSQAVRLPKEFRFSVKEVSVIPLGKGIVLQPLPNSWKDVFQEMAEISSDDIFPEGRKDLPPQKRKYFE
- the trmD gene encoding tRNA (guanine-n1)-methyltransferase, whose translation is MFILHATILTVFPEMFPGTLGYSLAGQALHKNIWSYDVINIRDFGLTKHKNVDDEAYGGGDGLIMRPDVLGSSIDHALSLNPNAEIYYPSPRGRVFTQSFAKEMLKNKNLIFLCGRYEGIDERVIEEYNVKEISVGDYILSGGEIPTLTILDCLIRLLPGVLMNQNTLSSESFEEVGEFKGGLECGLYTRPEIWRDRAVPSVLLSGNHRLINEWKKEQSRIITKLRRPELLKDL
- the pta gene encoding Phosphate acetyltransferase Pta; translation: MKKQHIINETFLDAILAKKLGTTYTPPKEINDPDFDEAAKHFIDLLLRADGFKPVKTAVVHPIDKESLLGAVRAAQFNVIKPVLIGPQHKIESVAKVNNVDLEDYQVINVEHSHEAAKKAVELAKKREVAAIMKGSLHTDELMSAVVHKENGLRTERRISHAFLMAVATFPKPFIITDAAINIRPTLEDKRDIVQNAIDLMHMIKEDKQVRVAVLSAVETVTSAIPTTLDAAALSKMADRGQITSAIVDGPLAFDNAISLFAAEAKGISSSVSGNADILVVPDLESGNMLAKQLKYLGQAVMAGIVLGARVPIILTSRADPMDMRVISCVLASFIYNHTKAKLHIQAGK
- the ackA gene encoding Acetate kinase, whose product is MYLLHLSIITLRQSYISKQVNNMKDVILIANAGSSSLKISIFEIQNKKVKDKIYNIFLEKNVNKILFHINKKQESATDIKDDAIEMMIDLFEDWWKKQENLNLIATGHRIVHGGKNFNKPVIVYEKVSKDLTVLIPLSPLHQPYNLQVLDLFLQKYKEISHIACFDTSFHFTNPPITKAFGLPKKYYDKGIIRYGFHGLSYKYVSSHFKEMTKEDLPTKTIIAHLGSGSSLCAIKNGLSLTSSMGFSVLDGVMMGTRTGNLDPGVVLYLIDHEKMTTKEVTELLYKKSGLLGMSGESSDMRTLLASNSPDAKFAIDLFVYRIVLEIGKLTAALEGVDCLIFTAGVGQNSAVIRKMITEKLLWLGIKIDDTKNQKNEHLISTSDSKVKVFAVPTNEELIIAEEVMKFL
- the vapC2 gene encoding Toxin of toxin-antitoxin system (Containing PIN domain for nucleic acid binding), coding for MIYMLDTNICVYAINKHPDSYYNNLELLAKNNTIAISSIVLAELQYGVSKSKKKEQNQSKLDIFLSRLEIIDFSAKCTFYYGELRTELEQKGLIIGNNDLLIASHAIAENATLVTNNIKEFKRIPNLILENWDK